The Bacteroidota bacterium DNA window TTTTTTAATTGGTTAGTGGGTAATATATGTTTCGAGAAATTTTAAAATTATATCCTATATGTGCCGTCAAATTATTTCACCAAAGTGAATATCCATGCTTCATTTCCATCGAAATACTGATATTTGAAATTAGATTTATCAAGATTTATAATAGTCAAAGTTTTTGTAGATTGTCCGTTTACACCGAATCGTGTTAATTTGTCCGTTTCGTTCCACAAATAACTACCACTTCCTGCTTTGTCATCGGGTTGTCCAGAGTAAATATACACGCCATCAGACGTATACATTTCGGTATAGGAATGCTTAGTCCAATTACTAGTTTCATCCTTTGAATCTTTAATTACACTTACGACCTTCCAGGTACCCACAATTCGTTTTTCATTGCTCCTTTTGCATGATATAATTGTAAAGGCCATAAAGGCGAGGAGACAAATTATAATATTATTTTTCATTTTAATTAGTATGATAGATTAATGTGGTGCAAAGATGGGTATGTTTCAATAATCAGTATTTACATAACGATAGTTATATGTTACATCATTCACATATTGGTTCACTTTGCTGGTGCAATTTTATCTCAGCAAAGGTGCTAAAGCATCATCTTTCATCGAGTGCATCTATTTTTTGGGGTCGTATATCGGACAGTTTATTTGTTAGACTGGCCTTCTGCCTTGAATAATGCGAAGTATAATCGCAATCACTGCTATAATAAGCAGAATATGAATGATACCTCCAGCATTATAGCCTATAAATCCTATTGCCCAAAATAATATTAATATTACTGCAATTCCATAAAGTAAATTTCCCATGATTGTAATTTTTTATTGGTTTTGTTAATTTGAAATAAAATAGATTATAATAAAATAATCAAGAGTATGATAATGAGCAATAACCCACCTGATATATAAATACCACCATTTAAATCGCTGAGTTTTTTCTTAATTGTAGACAACTCACCTTTTAGGTTTTTCTTTTCTTGATGACTAAGTTTAGATTTATCCATATGTCTTATTTCATCCAATCTGTATAATAATCCTCGGGCTTCAGCTTCCTCAGCGGCTGGGTTTGCCTCAATGGCATTTGATGCCTTGGGTGCTTGTGCATTTGCATGCATGGGGTTAAATGTAATAGACAGTAATACTGTTGCAATACATAAAGTAAATTTTTTCATTTTAATTATTGTTTAAGGGTTAGAGATAATATATATACTGTAATTATATAATACGCAGCATGAAATTACTTTACTAAATTAAATAGCAAGGTTTCAGTTCCATCGAAAAACTGGCATTTCAACTTGAATAATTATAGTACAAAAATGAAGGTTATCACAATTATGAGTGTTACATTACAATATAAAAATGTTACATCATTCACACATGGTGTGATAGTGTGCGGTTCCGAAGGATTGCAAAACTTAACCGCACTTTAAGTAGGTTCCGACGAATCGGAACACCTTTCAACACTACACCCTACTTCACGTATTTCATCACTACCTCGGCACTTGGTAGTGCAAACTTACTCCATTTTTTTACTATGGTAGATTTGTTGAAGAGTATAAAACCGGGATTGGAACGTATCATGCTTTTTACTTGCGTTCCATCCAAACTAAAAAAGGGAACTTGGGCAACTTTATATAATCTTAATATGCTATCGGTCATGTTCAAATCGGATCCAGTTAAGCCAATCACTTTTATTTTGCTCGTTTTTGTAAGCTCTGCAGCGGTCTTTGCAAATCTTTCTATATAACTTGGGTCTATGTCGGCCATATCCATGGTTATCATTACCAATTTATAGCCTTCCACATCGGTAATAATGTCTGTAAATTCATTTTTATCTTTATCATAAATCTTAAAATCATGAATTTCAGCTTTAGGGTCTTCGCGTAATACAATGGGTTCGCTGCGTGCACCATCAATTACCCAGTTGCTATCGATTAAGGGCAGTTCCGATATTTTGTTAATTTTTAATTTACCTATTTCTTGTTCCAATCCTGTCAATGATTTTGAATCTTCGGGAACTAAAACTGTATATTCTTTGACCTCGCCCGTTTTTTTATTTTTATAGTGATACGTAAATGCGGACACG harbors:
- a CDS encoding lmo0937 family membrane protein, with protein sequence MGNLLYGIAVILILFWAIGFIGYNAGGIIHILLIIAVIAIILRIIQGRRPV